ggtgtgccaagagtgacattagtcttcatgtagactgagttaagcaagagtcttgcgacaaattataataggacattatggccataaaaattcatagtacttggatacttaagtacatttgaaggcaaatacttttgtacttttactcaagtgaatgtttaaaggcagcacttctacttttacttgagtaatattttaccttgagtatctttactttaactcaagtacatggtatgtgtacttcgtccaccactgagtAATTTCCAGTTTAGGAAATAAGAATGCTGAACTACAAGGAACTGATACAACAATCTTGTAATACATCACGAGTcatgaaaattatggaattcggtTTGTATGATTAAACTAACTCTGATTGCTGTTGAAGACAACAGATGTTATTCATACTTATAATTATGTTAGcctatgttgttgttattattttggtcGGTGTAGCCTACTTTTACGTGCAGCTAGCTTATACAACtccaataatatttaataacaacGTGGACTAGTGTTTTCAAGACAAAGGCAACGCTATTACAAATGCTTATCACAGGCAATATAATTTTACCTTGTATAAAAGTGTATGTCCTCGCCAACTCCTCATTTTCATGTAATACCATGTCCACATGAATACATAATTTCATATaactttcaaaaattatatgaaaaattataatttcgttattttactaacccaactaatgactcgtcggcgctttatcagtaggttgcacgacacgtgaagcatttttttttttagctttcacttaagaagagttgtgcactttttattttaatatatctctttacataaatactattttccacttaaaaactataatttcgttattttactcattgatgagcaaaaggtggaggcagaaatgaccatgtacctgcaggaaatggccattgatggggaagaggacccgctgacttggtggaaaacgaacgacaaaaggtttccgttcatggcaagattagcacggaaatatctgtgcatatgtgctaccagtactccatcagagctggtcttcagcacagcgggtagtgtagttactccaatccgcagcttattaaaaccagataaagtgaatatgttggtatttctggccagaaacatcgaaatttaaacatggtctatggtgaaagatattagatttctttacgcatttttcggcATCCGTTGcagagctattcgattttgcatattattttttaaacgttcatttgtgtagttcatatgaccactttacaatatttcaataacataatttattttgtagcctgtgctgaagttaattgtgctgctaattataagtgaaatgttaatgccgagtttcggtctgagtgttgttcccgttttcttgttttatttgttgttcttctatgttttaataaatgtgtgttattcatattcaacttgtttctttcatttgatttgacattatggatttatggccaaggaaatttttctttaaaagtattaaccagacaaatgTTATTTGACGTTTGCTGGTCTGGGTTTaacttaaactgccgcttcagtgtatacaagagctatgtgacaatgagcaagattttctgagacactacaactactaataattaattaatgaagGCTATTTtgttgtagcctacaacataaatattttaatctaaatgtacagtgtaagacatgtaaaaaacaagacaagaagctaacaatgtcaagatcaatatttgtgtagcctgcctgacacggtattttcacagactaacacgtcacgtctctggcatatactacagtatttaaaatagcatatatgcattagttatattctcaatttaatttacagagcaatccctgcaaagtttttaggttaactatagaagagactaggattagtgagtcacactagcaagactcgcaaaagggggcgtgacatcacgatggtggctctacatcgtgatgttggtcagccatcacgatggacgatgatatcgtccatcggcacaaccctacttgGAAGTCATCCCTCCTGAGCTTAACGATCCATTTTTTTCTGAGATCCTCTTCCAGGGAAATGAATGAAATCTCACAGTCGAGTTGTATCTTGCCGACACAACGCACGATGGCACACAACAATGTTCCGAACTAGGTCTTATTAGCTTTTGATATTGGAAAACCCTTTTCTCCATAGTTCAGCTGCCAAGATAAGAATAACTAGAATGTTTGTCGTTGTTAACTTTCGCACGTCAGATCTAATACGGAACCGGAAACTGTTTGCCCAGTAGAGAGTGTAGTCGGAAAAACGTCACAATCCCCGCTAAATAGAGCCTATTACAGATTACCTTTTTGTAGGCGTGTCGTAATACTACTGTCTAGATTTtctttaaaatcaaataaattaatgtatataGTGATAGTGATGGGTATTCTGGCTCTTTTCAGTGTGacggctcttttggctcccaaatTATGGAGGACCAACTctaccatatttaaaaataaatacagaaataaataaatgctcaataaataaataagcatacaATTGATTgccccaaaaaatacaataaacaaataaatgtaggtagaaattaaattatacagtgagacataaatgtatatatatatattttaattagcttctttattTATTCACCTTTGTAATAAttaccttatttatttattgtccgtTATAATCTtcaactttatttattaattacttatttttctaagtatttatttatgtgcatgttataatatttttgtctgttttattctTCCTTTGTATTTTTTTACCCTATTTATTTCTTCAATGCTATTTATTTCTGCCTGTCGTTTTTAAATTTCTGTATGCATTTCTGCCTCATTATGCAAATGAGGAGGGGCTGTGTCTTAGGGGGTCAACTTCTGCCCATTGGTTGGTTAGCATTTTACTGCATCGGTCGAATCTACATGCCACCGGCCACAGTCACAACAAAGATGGCTACCTACAATGACGTTGTCAGTGAGCTGAGGCATTTAGCAACTGTTTTTGAAAACAATGCTAATGTTATaagtattgattttattatttttcgtTTGGACGCTCTGACAGAACGTGTGTTTCAGTTAGCGGCACACATGGACACAGATGTCGACAATGTAGTTTTTCAGAATCTGGAGGAAGCGCCCATCTTCTTATCTCGGTCGCTAACGTTAATCACACACCTGGGATAACGTTAGCTGGTCGCCCTGCTTATATGCTGCCTGTGGACGCCGTGGAAGGACTTTTACATGCGGGTTTGCCTGTTGGTGCCATTGCAAGGCTTTTTGAGTCAGCGTAAATGACAGTTCGTCAGTCGGATGGCAGAGAATGACATAAGGTGAGTGTACCATTACATGTGATGCCAATAGAACCAGTGTGTGTAATGTTACCAAATCACAAGAATGACACAGGAGAAAGACAAACCCTTCCTAGCTTGTGTTAATTTACAAAGTtatggaactaaacaagaatgCATAGAAAGTAACGTTAAGTCGCACACACAGTGACTTCAGACTCCACTATAGACTCTCCTCAAaagacttcagactcgactcggaCTGGAGGTGCGGGACTCgtgaacaatgtttatttttaggaAGCGCCTGATGAGCTTCCTCCGTTACCTATAAACTGCCTACGTAACACGTAGTATCTGCTGCTGCGGCTGCACGTGAGTGAGAGTTGACAACAAACACCGGCAGCTGCTCCACCATTCATCATAAACTTTGGCTTTAAAACTTCACACAACAAGACCCAAACATAGAAACGCTGAATGCAAAATAGGTTAGTAACCTGTGGTGAGTAAACATGTTTAGCTCAGCATTGGCCATCTAACGTTAGCTTGCTTGTTGCTTCAGCTACGACCTCACGGGAGGTTTACTCCGAGTGTCGTTCGTTATGAGAAGATGAATGAGCGTTTGTTTACTTTCCAAACTTGTGGTAGTCGATTAATGTAGGCTAATCATttacgtcccgcaggctgccatCACGTTAATTATTACAGATTGGCTGTTGATCATGTTACAGTTTTATTTAGTTATAACGTTACACTATGCAGTTTCATAAGCAGCCTGGATCGAATGCAGCAGGTGATACAACATTCATAATAACCACgagagacttgagacttgacttggactctagCTCAAAGACTTGTGAGCATCTCTGGTGTACACATACGAGAAATTAACCTCTTGGATTGTACACTGCTCATGATGTGCTTACTTATAcaataatacagtaaaacagtaatacagtaataaaatcaAACACAGCTAAGCTACAGTATAGAGAACACATACCGGTATTTACactacaaacaaaataaacagattGAGACAATAGTGCAATGAGCAGAGTGCAGAGGATGCAGGAGTAacgttaaattattattatgtacatGTCAGAGGTGGATGTGATATacagcacatacacatacaagcaTACATGTACACAGTGTGATGAGTGCAAAGAATGCTGGAATAAATAAGTATTATGAGCGGTGTTATGTACATGAGGTAGGTGGGTTtggtatacagtacataaaatatacagtatagtatgaCAATAACAACAGTAAGAACCGGTCTGAAATAGAGTGATAAATAAATGATAAGTGGTCGCCGACATTTCCAGTTGaccaaattgctttttttttttaaagggtgtcAGACCTGCTGTTCAGCAACTTTGACAATGAGGAGTTGGATGCAATGGTACGGGAGATCCTCAGATGTCATCCTAATACAGGATATAAGATGATGCTGGGCCATCTGAATGCTCAAGGAATACAAATCCAAAGTAAGAAGGCTAGTATGTGTTGGTTATGACATTAATTAACACTGTAGGCATTATGTAATATCGATGTGTTTGTCACTGACTCAACTTACAGCTGCTTGGTCATCATGACCACATTACAAATGATTGTTTATCACaagtgcagtacagtatgtacaatatttttttaaagcaccaATAATCATCTTCACAATGTAGTCTCTTTTAATGAGTTGTTCTAACAAACATATTGTGATATTTGATGTGATATAGACGTGTTGATCAGGAGGGGGTTTCTATGCGCACTGTCCAACTCCACACAACAAGACGCAGAAGATATTCTGTTATCCAGTTGACCAAATGTAGTTTAGTGTAAATACCGGTATGTGTTCTCTATACTGTAGCTTAGCTGTGTTtgattttattactgtattactgttttactgtattattgTATAAGTAAGCACATCATGAGCAGTGTACAATCCAAGAGGTTAATTTCTCGTATGTGTACACCAGAGATGCTCACAAGTCTTTGAGctagagtccaagtcaagtctcaagtctctcGTGGTTATTACGAATGTTGTATCACCTGCTGCATTCGATCCAGGCTGCTTATGAAACTGCATAGTGTAACGTTATAACTAAATAAAACTGTAACATGATCAACAGCCAATCTGTAATAATTAACGTGatggcagcctgcgggacgtaaATGATTAGCCTACATTAATCGACTACCACAAGTTTGGAAAGTAAACAAACGCTCATTCATCTTCTCATAACGAACGACACTCGGAGTAAACCTCCCGTAGGTCGTAGCTGAAGCAACAAGCAAGCTAACGTTAGATGGCCAATGCTGAGCTAAACATGTTTACTCACCACAGGTTACTAACCTATTTTGCATTCAGCGTTTCTATGTTTGGGTCTTGTGTGAAGTTTTAAAGCCAAAGTTTATGATGAATGGTGGAGCAGCTGCCGGTGTTTGTTGTCAACTCTCACTCACGTGCAGCCTCGCGCAGCAGATACTACGTGTTACGTAGGCAGTTTATAGGTAACGGAGGAAGCTCATCAGACGCTtcctaaaaataaacattgttcacGAGTCCCGCACCTCCAGtccgagtcgagtctgaagtcttTTGAGGAGAGTCTATAGTGGAGTCTGAAGTCACTGTGTGTGCGACTTAACGTTACTTTCTATGcattcttgtttagttccataACTTTGTAAATTAACACAAGCTAGGAAGGGTTTGTCTTTCTCCTGTGTCATTCTTGTGATTTGGTAACATTACACACACTGGTTCTATTGGCATCACATGTAATGGTACACTCACCTTATGCCATTCTCTGCCATCCGACGACGAACTGTCATTTCGCTGACTCCAAAAAGCCTTGCAATGGCACCAACAGGCAAACCCGCATGTAAAAGTCCTTCCACGGCGTCCACAGGCAGCATATAAGCAGGGCGACCAGCTAACGTTATCCCAGGTGTGTGATTAACGTTAGCGACCGAGTTAAGAAGATGGGCCGCTTCCTCCAGATTCTGAAAAACTACATTGTCGACATCTGTGTCCATGTGTGCCGCTAACTGAAACACACGTTCTGTCAGAGCGTCCAAacgaaaaataataaaatcaatacttATAACATTAGCATTGTTTTCAAAAACAATTGCTAAATGCCTCAGCTCACTGACAACTTCATCGTAGGTAGCCATCTTTGTTGTGACTGTGGCCGGTGGCATGTAGATTCGACCGATGCAGTAAAATGCTAACCAACCAATGGGCAGAAGTTGACCCCCTAAGACACAGCCCCTCCTCATTTGCATAATGAGGCAGAAATGCATACAGAAATTTAAAAACGACAGGCAGAAATAAATAGCATTGAAGAAATAAATAGGGTAAAAAAATACAAAGGAagaataaaacagacaaaaatattataacatgcacataaataaatacttagaaaaataagtaattaataaataaagttgaAGATTATAacggacaataaataaataaggtaaTTATTACAAAGGTGAATAaataaagaagctaattaaaatatatatatgtacatttatgtctcactgtataatttaatttctacctacatttatttgtttattgtattttttggggcAATTAATtgtatgcttatttatttattgagcatttatttatttctgtatttatttttaaatatggtagAGTTGGTCCTCCATACCAAATAGCTTTTccaagtcaaacagtttgcgatagtTTGACTATATAATTGCTGTTAAAAcacttctaattaaattattacatgaaATCATACTCTAAtttaaccacaatgtatttaacaTGCATTGGTTTGTTATGGAAAATAATGGAACAACAGGAACAACATGtatgtgcgcttgagcatttaggattatttagttgtatttattttcgttctttgaattagttaattctattaatttaaatagtttGATTAATCATatctgattattattataatttttttttttactctttattaacatttatttcttGAGAACCTATCATTTTATTTGTCATTGTTATACATACCTAAAAAAGGCGCGGGAGAACTACACTAAGGAAATGTAATCGAGTGGGGGGTGGAAACTTTCAAACATGAGGCGAGAGGAGGGTCTTTCATTTGGAAGTCTTTGATTGGTTATTTCCGACCCGTCAAACTTACAACTGTCCAATGAAATCATTGAATGTGTTTGACCAATGAAAATACGCCATCAGAGGCGCGCGTCATCTCCTCACAGAATTAGCATAGAGGAGGGAATAAATACTTCTGTGAGCTGAATAAGAATCATTATTCTGAGTTTGTTCTTCAGATCATCATGCCTGAACCAGCCAAATCCGCCCCGAAGAAGGGATCCAAGAAGGCCGTCACAAAGACCGCCGGTAAGGGAGGAAAGAAGCGCAGAAAGTCCAGGAAGGAGAGTTACGCTATCTACGTGTATAAAGTCCTGAAACAGGTTCATCCTGACACCGGGATCTCTTCCAAGGCGATGGGAATCATGAACTCTTTCGTCAACGACATCTTCGAGCGCATCGGCGGTGAAGCGTCTCGTCTCGCTCACTACAACAAGCGCTCCACCATCACATCGAGAGAGATCCAGACCGCCGTGCGTCTGCTGCTGCCCGGTGAACTGGCCAAACACGCCGTGTCTGAGGGCACAAAGGCCGTCACCAAATACACCAGCTCCAAGTAGAAGAACATCCGGTTTCTCAACCAacacaaaggctcttttaagagccacacatCTTTTCATTTAAAGAGTGGATTATTCAACATGAAATTAGAACCTGTTTTTACTGGACATGCCCCAGCCTTCCCTTAATGAAAACAAACCAACTTGCAAAACTGTCACACGGTGTGTTTatgatttgtgtttgtattgctgCCATTTTATCCAAACAGCTTTCACTGTCTCCAGACTTGAATATTATTGATAATCTCTGGTTACATCTTAAACGTGCAGAACATGTGAGACACTGATATTGCTGAACAGCAAGAAACGTTTTGAAGGTGTAATTTCTGCCAATTGTGTGATTATTACAGACTGAAAGGAATCCAAACTTTTGCACCTGACAcgtttatttgtataatttattattgtttatttgtttaatatctTTTTTATCCATATAAACACAATATTTACTTGTTCTAGTGTGAAATTGTATAAATAGATGTAAAAAGTGTTTAGAGTCATTAGATGCTCAACaatacaggtgcatctcaaaaagTTAGAATATCTGTTTTTGTAATTCCTTTGCACAAATGGTGGGATATTTGATAACTACAGAGTTCTGCGCTCTCTCAAAAGCTTTAAAAGTGAACTACTAAtacaatatttgtataaaaatgtttCATGACTTTATTATCTTGTAAATGCTACCCGCTAG
The sequence above is a segment of the Xyrauchen texanus isolate HMW12.3.18 chromosome 2, RBS_HiC_50CHRs, whole genome shotgun sequence genome. Coding sequences within it:
- the LOC127617760 gene encoding histone H2B-like; the encoded protein is MPEPAKSAPKKGSKKAVTKTAGKGGKKRRKSRKESYAIYVYKVLKQVHPDTGISSKAMGIMNSFVNDIFERIGGEASRLAHYNKRSTITSREIQTAVRLLLPGELAKHAVSEGTKAVTKYTSSK